In one Dreissena polymorpha isolate Duluth1 chromosome 7, UMN_Dpol_1.0, whole genome shotgun sequence genomic region, the following are encoded:
- the LOC127838214 gene encoding transcription initiation factor TFIID subunit 1-like produces the protein MNQIKTSVLEICIVLLCVNGCCGQASGSEVCKIQDGLQGECRYRIDHVNLDVIWVKIDPCSDPVAVTFTITNDKTYMDLSHTFKGSQIIRLHGYSERIFLHVTMGETFSGTFRLEADIERYDGTNTDFIYQDFDLQVASEQCFNIASKIAIGIMSVLFLVAIAMGIVLLVLWRRKRKAENCAGTSQRNGAGPSSSTTAASLGTGEILLNHSLANAAEMDNNNFDNNNTVNLNRVFEAGQNENRNANRATENVGGVNEQTEFHVESLNGLAVLESCARTGHDRNGVVDSSGHANVDGRNVSDRHCTARPSASQGQVHRLGNGRRQETAGHLQQSHHRSCKDDTYTDLVHPARAGGSRSGENDENTGNTDSLENHVRPTSNEDSNDGVHANNGSGTRLHENRSRNHAPKGSDNVVSSRQRQPHVRKGLSDGTRSETVHRRTPARDHVDGSDGRRRSGADGGIADESCGHFSDCSGGVGKSHEHG, from the exons ATGAATCAAATTAAAACATCTGTTTTAGAAATATGTATAGTACTCTTATGTGTAAATG GCTGCTGTGGCCAGGCGAGTGGCTCCGAGGTGTGTAAGATCCAGGACGGACTGCAGGGGGAATGTCGATACCGGATAGACCATGTCAACCTCGATGTCATCTGGGTCAAGATTGACCCCTGTAGTGACCCAGTGGCCGTCACGTTTACCATCACG AATGATAAGACCTATATGGATCTTTCTCACACCTTCAAAGGTTCCCAGATCATTCGCCTGCACGGATATTCTGAGAGAATTTTTCTCCATGTCACCATGGGCGAAACCTTTAGCGGAACATTCAGACTGGAG GCCGACATAGAAAGGTATGATGGCACAAATACTGACTTTATTTATCAAGACTTTGACCTACAAGTGGCTTCGGAACAATGCT TCAATATCGCCTCGAAGATTGCAATAGGGATTATGAGCGTACTATTCCTGGTGGCCATAGCTATGGGAATAGTGCTGCTGGTGCTCTGGCGCAGGAAACGCAAAGCTGAAAATTGTGCAGGAACCAGCCAGAGAAATGGTGCTGGGCCCAGCTCTTCCACAACTGCGGCCTCTCTGGGAACCGGTGAGATCCTTTTAAACCATAGCCTTGCAAATGCTGCAGAAATGGATAACAATAATTTTGATAACAACAATACAGTGAATCTGAATAGGGTTTTTGAGGCAGGACAAAATGAGAATAGAAATGCAAATAGAGCGACTGAAAATGTGGGTGGTGTTAATGAACAAACTGAGTTCCATGTAGAAAGTCTTAACGGTCTAGCTGTATTGGAAAGTTGTGCAAGAACTGGCCATGATAGAAATGGGGTTGTAGATTCTAGTGGGCATGCAAATGTTGATGGAAGGAATGTGTCAGACAGGCATTGCACAGCACGGCCCTCAGCATCGCAGGGCCAAGTTCACAGGTTAGGAAATGGCAGGCGTCAGGAAACAGCAGGGCATTTACAACAAAGTCACCATAGAAGCTGTAAAGACGATACTTATACAGATTTGGTTCATCCTGCCAGAGCGGGAGGCAGTCGGAGTGGGGAAAATGATGAAAATACCGGTAACACAGATTCTCTAGAGAATCATGTACGTCCTACAAGCAATGAAGACTCGAATGATGGTGTTCATGCAAATAATGGTTCTGGGACAAGGTTACATGAAAATAGGTCACGGAATCATGCACCAAAGGGAAGTGACAATGTTGTGAGTTCTCGCCAAAGACAGCCTCATGTTCGTAAAGGACTGAGTGATGGTACTAGAAGTGAAACGGTGCATAGAAGAACTCCTGCACGTGATCATGTTGATGGAAGTGATGGTCGTCGTAGGAGTGGTGCTGATGGTGGTATTG